Proteins encoded together in one Streptomyces sp. SN-593 window:
- a CDS encoding phosphoadenosine phosphosulfate reductase family protein, protein MDIRMRMRLLDSVRRADQAQAAHTAAGRALTRATEAAVKALADITSREQLLAQAGTDTERAERSDALDAARTAYIDASRRKLAARRKSRRTFLAARAANRALGEHYRRYARGRGTAGLRRGGVAAGLLDELAALPLELLQAAHVILVQSSAGKDSVVMLDRIVTWARQAGVLDRVVVVHCDLGDESEWPGVRGLAQRQAERYGLRFLIARAEDLDAEPNDAGERPALGLLGLVKKRGMWPDALRRLCTATLKRSVANRLLTKILDELGLDEQAVVINCMGIRAAESPARAKKSPLSIDLRTSSSNRLVFVWHPIFDLTETEVWQRIAEHALEYHPTYDALIPRLSCVFCVLAGFDVLVRAVRLCCALGLDLPARYEDLEAGIGHQFKAQFTIADVIAEARRLETEEGPLAWKRGDAIAHHLGAAAAADYLRRLTGAAR, encoded by the coding sequence ATGGACATCCGCATGCGTATGCGGCTGCTGGACTCTGTCCGGCGAGCCGACCAGGCCCAGGCGGCGCACACCGCTGCGGGCCGCGCCCTGACCAGGGCCACCGAAGCCGCCGTCAAGGCACTGGCCGACATCACCAGCCGCGAACAACTGCTCGCCCAGGCCGGCACCGACACCGAACGTGCCGAACGCTCCGACGCCCTGGACGCGGCACGAACCGCCTACATCGACGCCAGCCGCCGCAAGCTGGCGGCCCGGCGGAAGTCCCGCCGCACCTTCCTCGCCGCCCGCGCCGCGAACCGCGCGCTGGGCGAGCACTACCGCCGCTACGCCCGCGGGCGCGGCACCGCAGGCCTGCGCCGTGGAGGCGTGGCAGCCGGCCTGCTCGATGAACTGGCCGCGCTGCCGCTGGAACTGCTGCAGGCCGCACACGTGATCCTGGTGCAGTCCTCCGCGGGCAAGGACAGCGTGGTGATGCTGGACCGGATCGTCACCTGGGCCCGGCAGGCCGGCGTCCTGGACCGCGTGGTCGTCGTTCACTGCGACCTCGGTGACGAATCCGAGTGGCCGGGCGTGCGCGGCCTGGCGCAGCGCCAGGCCGAGCGGTACGGGCTGCGGTTCCTCATCGCCCGCGCAGAGGACCTGGACGCCGAGCCCAACGACGCCGGTGAGCGTCCGGCACTCGGACTCCTTGGCCTGGTCAAGAAGCGCGGCATGTGGCCGGATGCCCTGCGGAGGCTCTGCACCGCCACGCTAAAGCGATCCGTGGCGAACCGGCTCCTCACGAAGATCCTGGACGAGCTGGGCCTGGACGAGCAGGCCGTCGTCATCAACTGCATGGGCATCCGTGCCGCCGAGTCCCCGGCCCGAGCCAAGAAGTCGCCGCTCAGTATCGACCTCCGCACCAGCAGCTCCAACCGCCTCGTCTTCGTGTGGCACCCGATCTTCGACCTCACTGAAACCGAGGTCTGGCAGCGCATCGCCGAGCACGCGCTGGAGTACCACCCGACCTACGACGCACTCATCCCGCGCCTGTCCTGCGTGTTCTGCGTGCTCGCAGGGTTCGACGTGCTCGTGCGCGCCGTGCGGCTGTGCTGCGCGCTGGGACTGGACCTGCCCGCCCGGTACGAGGACCTGGAGGCCGGGATCGGCCACCAGTTCAAGGCCCAGTTCACCATCGCCGACGTCATCGCCGAAGCCCGCCGCCTGGAGACCGAGGAAGGCCCGCTGGCCTGGAAGCGCGGCGACGCGATCGCCCATCACCTCGGCGCGGCCGCGGCCGCCGACTACCTGCGCCGCCTGACGGGAGCGGCCCGATGA